Proteins from a single region of Thermotoga maritima MSB8:
- a CDS encoding HDOD domain-containing protein — protein sequence MPAKIIDKIIEEIDKLPSPNVVVQRIIAVCSKPDASSTEVANTLMMDASLSARVLKLANSAYYGVPRKITTLSEAVMILGFKTVRNLALSVFTYDMVFKNSSSGIDREKLWEHFIASAIASETVAETMGYPLKEEIFIAGLLHDLGKVVYDLLFSDILETEAKIAQKTKKNLIDIEEELGIPPHSEVGAKLLRKWNFPDLLVLSAEFHHNVEGNPNELFVNQVSMVHIGDVIANLMMKGASLSWGDPKLSPFALNVLKVKPKTFLRILDKSKEKYNKAQEFLQID from the coding sequence ATAGACAAGATAATTGAAGAAATAGACAAGTTACCTTCACCAAATGTTGTTGTTCAAAGGATAATCGCCGTTTGTTCAAAGCCGGATGCGTCTTCTACTGAAGTGGCGAACACTCTCATGATGGACGCAAGCTTGAGTGCCAGGGTGTTGAAACTGGCCAACTCAGCCTATTATGGCGTTCCAAGAAAGATAACCACGTTGAGCGAAGCGGTGATGATCCTTGGTTTCAAAACGGTGAGAAATCTCGCCCTCAGTGTTTTCACTTACGATATGGTTTTCAAAAACAGTTCCTCTGGAATCGATCGTGAAAAGCTCTGGGAGCATTTCATAGCGAGTGCTATCGCTTCAGAAACCGTTGCAGAAACAATGGGCTATCCCCTCAAGGAAGAGATCTTCATAGCAGGACTCCTCCACGATCTGGGCAAGGTAGTTTATGATCTACTGTTCTCCGATATACTTGAAACGGAAGCCAAAATTGCTCAAAAGACGAAGAAAAACCTCATAGACATAGAAGAGGAGCTTGGGATTCCACCGCACTCCGAAGTGGGCGCAAAATTGCTCAGAAAGTGGAATTTTCCAGATCTTCTTGTTTTGTCTGCGGAATTTCACCACAACGTCGAGGGTAACCCGAACGAACTCTTCGTCAACCAGGTTTCCATGGTCCACATAGGAGATGTGATAGCGAATCTCATGATGAAAGGGGCATCTCTTTCGTGGGGAGATCCGAAACTTTCTCCTTTTGCTTTGAATGTGCTGAAAGTGAAACCGAAAACTTTCTTGAGAATACTGGATAAATCTAAGGAGAAGTACAACAAGGCTCAGGAATTCTTGCAGATAGATTAG
- the rbfA gene encoding 30S ribosome-binding factor RbfA, protein MNPAYRKAMLESEIQKLLMEALQQLRDPRLKKDFVTFSRVELSKDKRYADVYVSFLGTPEERKETVEILNRAKGFFRTFIAKNLRLYVAPEIRFYEDKGIEASVKVHQLLVQLGYDPLKDKEKKEEDKEEE, encoded by the coding sequence ATGAACCCAGCCTATAGAAAAGCCATGCTCGAATCGGAGATTCAAAAACTTTTGATGGAAGCACTTCAACAGCTGAGAGATCCCCGCTTGAAGAAAGATTTCGTCACGTTTTCCAGAGTGGAACTCTCAAAGGACAAAAGGTACGCAGACGTCTATGTCAGTTTCCTCGGCACACCGGAAGAACGAAAGGAAACGGTTGAAATATTGAACAGAGCGAAGGGTTTTTTCAGGACCTTTATCGCCAAAAATCTGAGACTCTACGTTGCTCCCGAAATTCGCTTTTACGAGGACAAAGGCATAGAGGCGAGTGTAAAAGTTCACCAGCTGCTGGTTCAACTTGGATACGATCCTCTGAAGGACAAAGAAAAGAAAGAGGAGGATAAGGAAGAAGAATGA
- the truB gene encoding tRNA pseudouridine(55) synthase TruB, whose protein sequence is MKHGILVAYKPKGPTSHDVVDEVRKKLKTRKVGHGGTLDPFACGVLIIGVNQGTRILEFYKDLKKVYWVKMRLGLITETFDITGEVVEERECNVTEEEIREAIFSFVGEYDQVPPAYSAKKYKGERLYKLAREGKIINLPPKRVKIFKIWDVNIEGRDVSFRVEVSPGTYIRSLCMDIGYKLGCGATAVELVRESVGPHTIEESLNVFEAAPEEIENRIIPLEKCLEWLPRVVVHQESTKMILNGSQIHLEMLKEWDGFKKGEVVRVFNEEGRLLALAEAERNSSFLETLRKHERNERVLTLRKVFNTR, encoded by the coding sequence ATGAAGCACGGAATCCTTGTAGCTTACAAGCCTAAAGGACCCACATCGCACGATGTTGTGGACGAAGTTAGAAAAAAATTGAAGACGAGGAAAGTCGGACACGGAGGAACTCTCGATCCGTTCGCCTGTGGGGTTCTCATAATCGGTGTCAACCAGGGCACGAGAATTCTCGAGTTCTACAAGGATTTGAAAAAGGTGTACTGGGTGAAGATGAGGCTTGGTTTGATAACCGAGACTTTCGATATAACAGGCGAAGTTGTCGAAGAACGAGAGTGCAACGTCACCGAAGAAGAAATAAGAGAAGCAATCTTTTCCTTTGTGGGAGAATACGACCAAGTTCCACCAGCTTATTCTGCTAAAAAATACAAAGGCGAACGTCTCTACAAACTGGCGAGAGAGGGAAAGATCATAAATCTTCCACCAAAGCGAGTGAAGATCTTCAAGATATGGGACGTGAATATTGAGGGAAGAGACGTCTCTTTCAGAGTGGAAGTGTCTCCTGGTACCTACATAAGATCTCTCTGTATGGATATAGGTTACAAGCTCGGTTGCGGTGCCACCGCTGTTGAGCTTGTAAGGGAGAGCGTGGGACCTCATACAATCGAGGAAAGTTTGAACGTATTCGAAGCCGCTCCTGAAGAGATCGAAAACAGGATCATACCACTCGAAAAATGCCTTGAGTGGCTGCCGCGTGTTGTCGTTCATCAGGAATCAACGAAAATGATTCTCAACGGTTCTCAAATACACCTTGAGATGCTCAAAGAATGGGACGGTTTCAAAAAGGGTGAAGTTGTCAGAGTATTCAACGAAGAAGGACGGTTACTTGCTCTGGCTGAAGCGGAAAGAAATTCTTCGTTTCTGGAAACCTTGAGAAAGCACGAAAGAAACGAGCGAGTTTTGACCCTCAGAAAGGTCTTCAACACGAGGTGA
- the ribF gene encoding riboflavin biosynthesis protein RibF: MVVSIGVFDGVHIGHQKVLRTMKEIAFFRKDDSLIYTISYPPEYFLPDFPGLLMTVESRVEMLSRYARTVVLDFFRIKDLTPEGFVERYLSGVSAVVVGRDFRFGKNASGNASFLRKKGVEVYEIEDVVVQGKRVSSSLIRNLVQEGRVEEIPAYLGRYFEIEGIVHKDREFGRKLGFPTANIDRGNEKLVDLKRGVYLVRVHLPDGKKKFGVMNVGFRPTVGDARNVKYEVYILDFEGDLYGQRLKLEVLKFMRDEKKFDSIEELKAAIDQDVKSARNMIDDIINSKFEKEG; this comes from the coding sequence ATGGTTGTCAGCATCGGAGTTTTCGATGGAGTTCACATCGGGCATCAGAAGGTCTTGAGGACCATGAAGGAAATAGCATTTTTCAGGAAGGACGATAGCCTTATCTACACCATATCTTATCCCCCCGAATATTTCTTACCGGATTTTCCCGGTCTTCTCATGACGGTAGAAAGCAGGGTGGAGATGCTTTCTCGTTACGCCAGAACCGTTGTTCTGGATTTTTTCAGAATAAAAGATCTCACCCCAGAAGGGTTCGTCGAGAGGTATCTATCTGGAGTATCGGCTGTTGTTGTTGGAAGGGATTTCAGATTTGGCAAGAACGCGAGCGGAAACGCGTCTTTTCTCAGAAAGAAAGGTGTGGAAGTCTATGAAATTGAAGATGTCGTTGTTCAGGGAAAAAGAGTGAGCAGTTCTCTGATCAGAAACCTCGTTCAGGAGGGAAGAGTGGAGGAAATTCCTGCATATCTCGGCAGATATTTCGAAATCGAAGGAATCGTCCACAAAGATAGGGAATTTGGAAGAAAACTGGGATTTCCAACTGCCAACATCGATAGAGGAAATGAAAAACTCGTAGATCTGAAAAGAGGAGTTTATCTGGTGAGAGTTCATCTGCCGGATGGAAAGAAAAAATTCGGTGTTATGAACGTGGGTTTCAGGCCCACCGTGGGTGATGCGAGAAACGTGAAGTACGAGGTGTACATCCTGGATTTCGAAGGGGATCTTTACGGGCAGAGACTGAAACTGGAAGTATTGAAATTCATGAGGGATGAGAAGAAATTTGATTCAATCGAGGAGCTGAAGGCTGCTATTGACCAGGATGTAAAGAGCGCCAGAAACATGATAGATGATATAATCAATTCGAAGTTCGAAAAAGAGGGGTGA
- a CDS encoding ECF transporter S component — protein MRKLTYTAMWLAVGVALAYLFHLLNLGRMFLPLHLVAMLAGATSGAFVGGVTGAVLPILSFLTMGMPPFPMFLFMIPEVFTYGFVMGVMKKNIFVRILIAVVLGRLVYSVSYYVLGALIGIKLQPLTSILLSFTTGIPGIVLQFILVPLVYRRLQLIFEKGGKENA, from the coding sequence ATGCGAAAGTTGACCTACACTGCGATGTGGCTCGCTGTTGGTGTAGCTCTTGCCTATCTTTTTCATCTGCTGAACCTCGGAAGAATGTTCCTGCCTCTTCATTTGGTGGCCATGCTCGCTGGAGCGACTTCTGGAGCCTTCGTGGGAGGAGTGACGGGTGCGGTACTTCCTATTCTTTCGTTTTTAACGATGGGGATGCCTCCATTTCCAATGTTTCTCTTCATGATACCTGAGGTGTTCACATACGGTTTCGTCATGGGGGTTATGAAGAAAAACATATTCGTTAGAATCCTCATCGCCGTGGTTCTTGGAAGACTCGTTTACTCGGTTTCCTACTACGTTCTTGGGGCCCTCATTGGTATCAAGCTTCAGCCGTTAACCTCCATTTTATTGAGTTTTACCACGGGTATTCCCGGTATCGTTCTTCAATTCATTTTGGTTCCACTGGTTTACAGACGGCTTCAATTGATATTTGAGAAGGGAGGAAAGGAGAATGCCTGA
- the yajC gene encoding preprotein translocase subunit YajC codes for MPEIIYAAAPGASNGTTTTATGGGWGSLLFMLIFFIAIFYFMIILPQRRREKQFQQMISQMKRGDTVVTIGGIVGKVIDIKKDTVKIKTANSTELEITKRAISTVIKERSQENQEG; via the coding sequence ATGCCTGAGATCATCTACGCAGCAGCTCCGGGTGCTTCGAACGGTACCACCACAACCGCAACAGGTGGTGGCTGGGGAAGTCTCCTCTTCATGCTGATATTCTTCATAGCCATTTTTTACTTCATGATCATCCTTCCCCAGAGGAGAAGAGAAAAACAGTTCCAGCAGATGATAAGTCAGATGAAACGAGGAGACACGGTCGTCACAATCGGAGGAATTGTCGGGAAAGTCATCGATATCAAAAAGGACACCGTCAAGATCAAAACAGCAAATTCCACGGAACTCGAGATAACAAAAAGGGCTATTTCCACGGTTATAAAGGAGAGGTCACAGGAAAATCAGGAGGGATGA
- the secD gene encoding protein translocase subunit SecD, which translates to MRGDRVRLIVVLLVLAGALLAIFWPSKGGWISNIRLGLDIKGGARIEYMVEVQQGTENPSDVVDDVWTVLRNRLDAAGYTEAAVKKVLRDNKYYIVVEIPGATDTVQAEKLIGSTGVLYFAQVLDEYLGEDPSKVPELSLEARRENAVWLKGRDGKWYLVKKEIMGRKDLVLEAPRIVYARPEVETRTGRYGYKVSFELAKEYVDIFKKITQALYVPEGTYDPKKRLAIVLDDVVQFVGQVVAIITDGKAEITGNFSLEEAKQLAAILRSGALPARLVKTSSGWVAPLLGRDVIDASLKAGIIGLILVLVYMIIYYRTMGIVADLALIYNTVLLLGVMAAGKFILTLPGIAGIILTIGTTVDGNVIIYERIKEEMRLGKPVKTSIAAGFDRSLSTILDANITTILTGLILYYFGTGTIKGFAITLIIGVLGSIFVNLVFSRLLLDALARFIKPLRADEAQGGTGQ; encoded by the coding sequence ATGAGGGGAGACAGAGTAAGACTCATAGTAGTTCTACTGGTACTGGCTGGTGCCCTGCTTGCCATTTTCTGGCCCAGTAAAGGAGGATGGATATCCAACATTCGTCTTGGTTTGGATATAAAAGGTGGTGCAAGGATCGAATACATGGTTGAAGTTCAGCAAGGAACAGAAAATCCTTCCGATGTTGTGGATGACGTGTGGACCGTGCTGAGAAACAGGCTCGATGCGGCTGGTTACACAGAAGCGGCCGTGAAGAAAGTACTCCGGGATAACAAATACTACATAGTAGTGGAGATACCCGGGGCGACCGACACGGTCCAGGCGGAAAAGTTGATCGGATCGACGGGTGTCCTTTACTTTGCTCAGGTTCTCGATGAGTACCTCGGTGAAGATCCCAGCAAAGTACCTGAACTTTCCCTTGAAGCCAGAAGAGAGAACGCGGTATGGCTCAAAGGAAGAGATGGAAAGTGGTACCTCGTGAAAAAAGAGATAATGGGAAGGAAAGACCTAGTTCTTGAAGCTCCAAGAATCGTGTATGCAAGACCGGAAGTGGAGACAAGAACTGGAAGATACGGCTACAAGGTTTCCTTTGAACTCGCAAAAGAGTACGTTGATATATTCAAAAAGATCACACAAGCGCTGTACGTTCCCGAAGGAACTTATGATCCAAAGAAGAGACTCGCTATAGTGCTCGACGATGTTGTTCAATTCGTTGGTCAAGTGGTTGCAATCATAACTGATGGGAAGGCAGAGATAACAGGTAATTTCTCACTGGAAGAAGCGAAACAGCTCGCTGCCATTCTAAGGAGTGGCGCGCTTCCCGCAAGGCTCGTAAAAACCTCTTCGGGATGGGTTGCACCGCTCCTCGGACGTGATGTGATCGATGCTTCCTTGAAAGCAGGAATAATCGGACTAATACTCGTTCTCGTTTACATGATCATTTATTACAGAACGATGGGAATAGTCGCCGATCTTGCACTCATTTACAACACCGTATTACTCCTTGGTGTGATGGCAGCCGGCAAATTCATTCTCACCCTCCCTGGAATAGCGGGTATCATCCTCACTATAGGAACGACCGTCGATGGAAACGTGATTATATACGAAAGGATAAAAGAAGAGATGAGGCTGGGTAAACCTGTTAAAACTTCCATAGCGGCTGGTTTCGACAGATCGCTTTCGACGATACTCGACGCGAACATCACGACGATACTCACAGGTCTCATTCTCTACTATTTTGGCACAGGAACCATCAAAGGCTTTGCCATCACTCTGATCATCGGTGTACTTGGAAGTATATTTGTGAATCTGGTATTCAGTCGTCTGCTTCTCGATGCACTTGCGCGCTTCATCAAGCCACTCAGAGCCGATGAGGCACAGGGAGGGACCGGGCAATGA
- the secF gene encoding protein translocase subunit SecF — protein sequence MRKEIDFMGKSKIFITISLILIAISIVSIFTKGFNFGVEFTGGSEIIVRFENKEVTENDIRAAISQISEEFANARIVEVRSAGDPSNVQKYSIIVPKTYEPDEKQKIQEEMEKLLSGKVVSFNEISGTAAEEIRRGTWTAILVALVVLLIYITIRFRFIFGVAAVVALIHDVLITMGFFSLFGYEINVAAVAAFLTLLGYSLNDTIVLSDRIRENMRRYRGRNMVNIVNMSINQVLARTINTSLTTFFVVFVLLLFAGNAVKPFAFGMTVGTIVGTYSSLYVASPIIVKWTKQ from the coding sequence ATGAGGAAAGAAATTGATTTCATGGGAAAGTCGAAGATCTTCATTACGATCTCGCTGATACTGATAGCGATATCCATCGTTTCCATATTCACGAAAGGATTCAACTTCGGAGTGGAGTTCACCGGTGGTTCCGAGATCATAGTGAGATTTGAAAACAAAGAGGTCACGGAAAACGACATAAGGGCCGCTATTTCTCAAATCTCTGAAGAATTTGCAAACGCGAGAATAGTAGAAGTTCGTTCCGCGGGAGATCCTTCAAACGTTCAGAAGTACTCCATTATCGTTCCGAAAACTTACGAACCGGATGAAAAGCAGAAAATTCAGGAAGAGATGGAAAAGCTCCTTTCGGGCAAGGTGGTGTCCTTCAATGAGATCAGTGGAACAGCAGCTGAGGAAATCAGAAGGGGAACGTGGACGGCGATTCTGGTGGCTCTTGTTGTGCTCCTCATCTACATAACCATCAGATTCAGATTCATCTTTGGAGTCGCCGCTGTTGTGGCTCTGATACACGATGTGCTCATCACCATGGGATTCTTCTCGCTGTTCGGCTACGAGATAAACGTCGCGGCGGTGGCAGCGTTTCTCACACTACTCGGTTACTCTCTCAACGACACGATCGTTCTTTCAGACAGGATCAGGGAGAACATGAGAAGATATCGCGGAAGGAACATGGTGAACATCGTGAACATGAGTATAAATCAGGTGCTCGCCAGAACGATAAACACCTCTCTCACCACGTTCTTCGTCGTTTTTGTTCTTCTTCTGTTTGCTGGAAACGCCGTCAAACCCTTCGCTTTCGGAATGACGGTGGGTACGATTGTGGGAACGTATTCCTCGCTTTACGTTGCCTCGCCTATCATCGTGAAATGGACAAAACAATAA
- a CDS encoding glucose-1-phosphate thymidylyltransferase, with translation MKKAIVLCAGKGTRLRPLTFTTAKHLIPIANKPILFYSLENIARAGIEEVGIVVSPHNAEEFKSIVGTGENFGLRISYIIQEEPKGLAHAVWVSREFLGDEDFMMYLGDNLILEDLGKFVKDFENSDYAASILLSPVKDPTRFGVAVMEGDRVIKVVEKPKTPPSNLAIVGLYLFRNKIFEGIKNIKPSWRGELEITDAIEYLIEKGEKVRGYIVYGWWKDTGKPEDLLEANRKILMETTEELLGEMDDKSSIQGPVRIGKASKIVNSVIRGPAVIGENCFIKNSYVGPYSSIGNRVILEDCEVENSIVMDECSITGVEKRIDSSILGKGVSVKGSQKRPASLNLILGNMSRVEL, from the coding sequence GTGAAGAAAGCGATAGTTCTGTGTGCCGGAAAAGGGACAAGACTCAGACCGCTCACATTCACAACTGCCAAACACCTTATCCCTATCGCTAACAAGCCTATTCTCTTCTACAGCCTGGAAAACATCGCGCGAGCCGGTATCGAAGAAGTGGGAATCGTGGTTAGTCCTCACAACGCCGAAGAGTTTAAAAGCATAGTTGGTACAGGCGAAAACTTCGGCCTCAGGATCTCTTACATCATTCAGGAAGAACCTAAGGGCCTTGCACACGCCGTCTGGGTTTCACGGGAATTTCTCGGAGACGAGGATTTCATGATGTATCTGGGGGACAACCTCATTCTCGAAGATCTGGGAAAATTCGTGAAAGATTTTGAAAATTCGGACTATGCCGCTTCGATTCTACTATCGCCGGTCAAAGATCCAACCCGTTTCGGTGTAGCTGTAATGGAAGGTGACAGAGTGATAAAGGTTGTGGAAAAACCCAAAACTCCCCCCAGCAATCTCGCCATCGTGGGACTCTATCTCTTCAGAAACAAGATCTTCGAAGGAATAAAGAACATAAAACCTTCCTGGAGGGGAGAACTCGAGATAACGGACGCCATCGAATACCTTATTGAGAAGGGTGAAAAAGTTCGGGGTTACATCGTTTACGGTTGGTGGAAAGACACTGGAAAGCCAGAAGATCTGTTAGAGGCGAACAGGAAGATCCTGATGGAGACAACCGAAGAACTTCTCGGAGAAATGGATGACAAGTCCTCCATACAGGGGCCCGTGAGAATAGGAAAAGCGTCGAAAATCGTCAATTCTGTGATCAGAGGTCCCGCGGTTATAGGAGAGAATTGTTTCATAAAGAACTCCTACGTAGGGCCCTATTCCTCAATAGGAAACAGAGTGATACTCGAAGATTGTGAAGTGGAAAACAGCATCGTGATGGATGAATGCTCTATAACAGGTGTGGAAAAAAGAATAGACTCTTCCATATTGGGAAAGGGAGTTTCTGTGAAAGGATCGCAGAAGAGACCGGCGAGCTTGAATCTCATCCTGGGGAACATGAGTCGGGTGGAGCTTTAA
- the rplI gene encoding 50S ribosomal protein L9 — MKVILLRDVPKIGKKGEIKEVSDGYARNYLIPRGFAKEYTEGLERAIKHEKEIEKRKKEREREESEKILKELKKRTHVVKVKAGEGGKIFGAVTAATVAEEISKTTGLKLDKRWFKLDKPIKELGEYSLEVSLPGGVKDTIKIRVEREE, encoded by the coding sequence TTGAAGGTGATACTTCTCAGGGACGTTCCAAAGATCGGGAAAAAGGGTGAAATCAAAGAAGTTTCGGATGGATACGCGAGGAACTACCTCATACCCCGTGGTTTTGCAAAAGAATACACGGAAGGGCTTGAAAGGGCGATAAAACACGAAAAAGAAATAGAAAAAAGAAAAAAGGAACGAGAAAGAGAAGAGAGTGAAAAGATTCTCAAGGAATTGAAAAAAAGAACTCACGTTGTGAAGGTCAAAGCAGGTGAAGGCGGAAAGATATTCGGAGCTGTCACAGCCGCAACAGTCGCAGAAGAGATCTCAAAAACCACCGGTTTGAAGCTCGATAAAAGGTGGTTTAAACTGGACAAACCCATAAAAGAACTGGGTGAGTACTCTCTGGAAGTCAGTCTGCCAGGGGGTGTAAAGGACACGATAAAGATCAGGGTGGAGAGAGAAGAATGA
- the rnz gene encoding ribonuclease Z: MNIIGFSKALFSTWIYYSPERILFDAGEGVSTTLGSKVYAFKYVFLTHGHVDHIAGLWGVVNIRNNGMGDREKPLDVFYPEGNRAVEEYTEFIKRANPDLRFSFNVHPLKEGERVFLRNAGGFKRYVQPFRTKHVSSEVSFGYHIFEVRRKLKKEFQGLDSKEISRLVKEKGRDFVTEEYHKKVLTISGDSLALDPEEIRGTELLIHECTFLDARDRRYKNHAAIDEVMESVKAAGVKKVILYHISTRYIRQLKSVIKKYREEMPDVEILYMDPRKVFEM; the protein is encoded by the coding sequence ATGAACATCATAGGGTTTTCAAAGGCGCTGTTTTCCACCTGGATCTATTATTCACCGGAGCGCATACTCTTTGATGCGGGGGAGGGTGTCTCCACGACTCTTGGAAGTAAGGTGTACGCCTTCAAATACGTCTTTCTCACTCATGGGCACGTGGATCACATAGCGGGATTGTGGGGAGTTGTGAACATAAGGAACAACGGTATGGGAGACAGAGAAAAACCTCTCGACGTTTTTTATCCAGAAGGAAACAGAGCCGTGGAGGAGTACACCGAATTCATAAAGAGAGCAAACCCCGATCTCAGATTCTCTTTCAACGTTCACCCTTTGAAGGAAGGTGAGAGAGTCTTTCTGAGGAATGCAGGGGGGTTCAAAAGGTACGTTCAGCCGTTCAGAACGAAACACGTTTCCTCTGAAGTGAGTTTTGGTTATCACATATTCGAGGTTAGAAGGAAACTGAAGAAAGAATTTCAGGGGTTGGACAGCAAAGAAATCTCACGCCTTGTAAAAGAAAAAGGCAGAGACTTCGTCACTGAAGAATACCACAAAAAGGTTCTCACTATCAGCGGCGATTCACTGGCGCTCGATCCCGAGGAGATTCGTGGAACGGAACTGCTCATCCACGAGTGTACGTTCCTGGACGCACGCGATCGAAGGTACAAGAATCACGCTGCCATAGACGAAGTGATGGAGTCTGTGAAAGCAGCGGGTGTCAAAAAGGTCATTCTCTACCACATTTCCACCCGTTACATAAGACAGCTCAAGTCGGTCATAAAAAAATACAGGGAGGAAATGCCTGATGTAGAGATCCTTTACATGGATCCAAGAAAGGTGTTTGAAATGTGA
- a CDS encoding NfeD family protein, whose translation MEAWVFWLVLGVILMVAEILTPTFFIFWFGVGALAASLVSLYLGVYVQIIVFAAVSIVLVFLTRRLVQNWESPRKIHVEEIAGKVALVIETIDNRKGTGLVKIDGDVWRAYAEDDDEVIEKGEHVKIMKVEGAHVVVKRV comes from the coding sequence ATGGAAGCCTGGGTGTTCTGGCTTGTTCTCGGTGTGATCCTTATGGTTGCAGAAATTCTCACACCCACATTCTTCATATTCTGGTTTGGAGTGGGTGCCCTTGCCGCTTCTCTGGTGTCACTCTATCTTGGGGTGTACGTTCAAATCATAGTCTTTGCAGCTGTATCTATAGTACTCGTCTTCCTCACGAGAAGGTTGGTTCAGAACTGGGAATCTCCGAGAAAGATCCATGTTGAAGAGATCGCTGGAAAGGTAGCTCTCGTTATTGAGACAATAGATAACAGAAAGGGAACTGGCCTTGTGAAGATCGATGGAGATGTGTGGAGAGCGTACGCAGAAGACGACGATGAGGTCATAGAGAAAGGAGAACACGTGAAGATAATGAAGGTAGAAGGTGCTCATGTGGTTGTAAAAAGAGTATGA
- a CDS encoding SPFH domain-containing protein, giving the protein MLIALVVLVFFLIVLAASSIRIVRPYERGLVERLGKFKREVGAGVHFIIPFFERMIKVDMREKVIDVPPQEVITRDNVVVTVDAVIYYEITDAYRVVYNVSNFEMATIKLAQTNLRNVIGELELDQTLTSRERINMKLRTVLDEATDKWGVRITRVEIKKIDPPQDITDAMSKQMKAERTKRAAILEAEGYKQAEILKAEGQKNAAILRAEGEAEAIKRVAEANMQKLILEARGQAEAIKLVFNAIHEGNPTKDLLTVRYLETLKEMANGQATKIFLPFEASSILASLGAISEIFKKEENKRDEK; this is encoded by the coding sequence ATGTTGATAGCTCTTGTTGTTCTGGTCTTTTTCCTGATCGTACTGGCTGCGAGTTCTATAAGGATCGTGCGCCCGTACGAACGAGGTCTCGTGGAAAGGCTCGGAAAATTCAAGAGGGAAGTAGGAGCAGGAGTACATTTCATAATTCCTTTCTTCGAACGAATGATAAAGGTGGATATGAGAGAAAAAGTCATCGATGTTCCTCCACAGGAGGTTATAACAAGAGATAACGTGGTTGTGACGGTGGATGCCGTGATCTACTACGAGATCACCGACGCATACAGGGTGGTTTACAACGTGAGCAACTTCGAGATGGCCACCATAAAGCTCGCTCAGACGAATCTGAGAAACGTCATAGGTGAACTGGAGCTCGATCAAACGCTCACATCCAGGGAAAGAATAAACATGAAGCTTCGAACTGTTCTCGACGAAGCAACGGACAAATGGGGTGTGAGAATCACACGGGTTGAGATCAAAAAGATAGACCCACCTCAGGACATCACCGATGCTATGAGTAAGCAGATGAAGGCGGAGAGGACAAAAAGAGCTGCCATACTGGAGGCGGAGGGTTACAAGCAGGCGGAGATATTGAAAGCAGAGGGTCAGAAAAACGCGGCCATTTTGAGAGCAGAAGGTGAAGCGGAAGCCATAAAGAGAGTCGCGGAAGCGAACATGCAAAAGCTCATTCTCGAAGCACGTGGACAGGCTGAAGCGATAAAACTCGTTTTCAACGCGATACATGAAGGAAATCCGACTAAAGATCTTCTCACTGTCAGGTACCTTGAGACACTGAAGGAAATGGCCAACGGTCAGGCAACAAAGATATTCCTCCCGTTTGAGGCTAGTTCCATACTCGCAAGCCTGGGAGCCATATCTGAAATTTTCAAAAAGGAAGAAAACAAGAGGGATGAGAAATGA